The following proteins are encoded in a genomic region of Sparus aurata chromosome 11, fSpaAur1.1, whole genome shotgun sequence:
- the LOC115590952 gene encoding hydroxylysine kinase-like, which yields MVDKEDTKYILKIINSEDSKNDTLLELQTLALSFVHQNGIPAQKASPNIAGQLMSMEEIDCGRGAQTFCMRLLNYMPGKTIAESELTMQDLYHVGRTAATLNKTLQEE from the exons ATGGTGGACAAGGAGGATACCAAGTACATCCTGAAGATCATAAACTCAGAGGACAGTAAGAACGACACCCTGCTGGAGTTGCAGACCCTTGCGCTGTCCTTTGTGCACCAGAATGGAATTCCTGCACAAAAAGCCTCGCCCAACATCGCTGGGCAGCTCATGAGTATGGAGGAAATAG ACTGCGGACGCGGTGCTCAGACCTTCTGCATGAGGTTGCTGAATTATATGCCTGGAAAAACTATTGCAGAATCTGAACTCACCATGCAAGATCTTTATCATGTCGGCAGGACAGCTGCCACCCTGAATAAGACATTGCAAGAA GAGTGA